The following proteins are co-located in the Cydia fagiglandana chromosome 2, ilCydFagi1.1, whole genome shotgun sequence genome:
- the LOC134678417 gene encoding la-related protein 6, whose amino-acid sequence MESPSSPGVPEDEGIATDRRLSTDDHADLSDTASEAGSGGGKDSGCEVAQDAQEPPYTPPDDELANRIVSQVEFYFSDANITKDAFLLKHVRRNKEGYVSLKLISSFKRVKHLTKDWRVVAEALKRSTKLEINEVGTKLRRIEPLPAYDETTPSRTVVAVRMPIDKPSVENVSRLFASCGEIALVRVLRPGNPVPADVRQFLNKNPSLVNCVCALVEFTESESAREALRLQNSEDEGMRVYELNGVPREPKRKAPIRRPPPRRHECEYSSCCSGSEAEYEYRYGNPFLRRNSSSFFAPRTPEIQTWIPRRPSTCSHSSDSGVSFYCGSRRTSQASTGSASSGDGWLARRLSGCSLTGPECGGRRLSCAPRFEPRTPLVPDGTRGFHAAARQRRISDLALYSR is encoded by the coding sequence ATGGAGAGCCCTTCTAGCCCGGGCGTGCCCGAGGATGAAGGCATCGCCACCGACCGCCGTCTCTCCACCGATGACCACGCGGACCTCTCCGATACGGCCTCCGAAGCCGGCTCCGGAGGAGGCAAGGACTCCGGCTGCGAAGTTGCCCAGGATGCGCAGGAGCCGCCCTACACCCCGCCCGACGACGAGCTTGCCAACCGGATAGTGTCCCAAGTGGAGTTTTACTTCTCCGATGCGAACATTACTAAAGATGCCTTCCTGCTCAAACACGTTCGTCGCAATAAGGAGGGTTATGTGTCCCTAAAGTTAATCTCGAGCTTCAAGCGCGTCAAACATCTGACAAAAGATTGGAGGGTGGTCGCTGAGGCTTTGAAGCGATCAACGAAATTGGAAATCAATGAAGTGGGAACCAAGCTGCGCAGGATCGAGCCCTTACCAGCATATGATGAGACCACGCCATCCAGGACCGTCGTAGCTGTTCGGATGCCTATAGACAAGCCTTCAGTGGAAAACGTGTCTCGTCTCTTTGCGAGCTGCGGAGAAATAGCCTTAGTCCGCGTACTCCGTCCTGGTAATCCAGTTCCCGCTGACGTGCGTCAGTTCCTCAACAAGAATCCCAGTCTCGTGAATTGTGTGTGTGCTTTAGTTGAGTTCACGGAGTCCGAGTCGGCGCGGGAGGCGCTGCGACTTCAGAACTCCGAGGACGAGGGCATGCGAGTGTACGAACTGAACGGTGTCCCTCGGGAGCCAAAGAGGAAGGCGCCGATACGCCGGCCGCCACCGCGCCGCCACGAATGTGAATACTCGTCTTGTTGCAGCGGTAGTGAAGCAGAATATGAATACAGATATGGAAATCCTTTCCTCAGAAGAAATTCGAGTAGTTTCTTCGCACCACGTACGCCAGAAATACAGACGTGGATTCCGCGGCGGCCATCCACGTGCAGCCACAGCTCGGATTCGGGGGTATCTTTTTACTGTGGTTCGCGGCGGACCTCGCAGGCGAGCACGGGCAGCGCTAGCAGTGGCGACGGTTGGCTGGCACGTCGGTTGTCCGGCTGCTCGCTGACCGGACCGGAGTGTGGCGGTCGGAGGCTGTCCTGCGCACCTCGGTTCGAACCTCGGACGCCGCTGGTGCCCGATGGCACACGCGGCTTCCATGCCGCTGCGCGCCAGCGTAGAATCTCGGACCTCGCACTCTACTCGCGCTAG